In Anaerolineales bacterium, a genomic segment contains:
- a CDS encoding OsmC family peroxiredoxin, whose protein sequence is MSSLHRSANAVWTGTLREGSGSLSSDSGKLNDLAYTFISRFEKGEATNPEELIAAAHAGCFSMALGSRLGKQGFTVHHIDTKATIELTQPEGTGWQITKIILTTTGKVEGIDAAAFAAAAEETKKTCIVSKALAAIPMEITATLG, encoded by the coding sequence ATGAGTTCATTGCACCGCAGCGCCAACGCCGTTTGGACGGGAACACTCCGCGAGGGAAGCGGCAGCCTGAGCAGCGACAGTGGAAAGCTGAACGACCTTGCCTACACGTTCATCTCGCGCTTTGAAAAAGGCGAGGCAACCAACCCCGAAGAATTGATCGCCGCCGCCCATGCGGGGTGTTTCAGCATGGCGTTGGGGTCCCGGTTGGGGAAGCAAGGGTTCACCGTGCATCACATCGACACGAAAGCGACGATTGAATTGACCCAACCAGAAGGTACAGGGTGGCAAATCACCAAGATCATCCTGACGACGACGGGCAAGGTTGAGGGAATCGATGCGGCTGCCTTTGCCGCTGCCGCCGAGGAAACGAAAAAGACCTGCATCGTCTCAAAAGCGCTGGCGGCAATCCCCATGGAAATTACGGCGACGTTGGGGTAA
- a CDS encoding ThuA domain-containing protein, with the protein MNTIRVTVWGEYRHEKKNPKVAEVYPEGMHEAIAAGLRTEGDFSVRTVVLDDPEHGLTQEVLDSTDVLTWWGHVAHGEVKDEVVARVQKRVLEGMGLIVLHSGHFSKIFKVLMGTSCDLKWREAGERERIWVIEPGHPIAAGIPEQFLIEQEEMYGERFDIPQPETTVLLSWFQGGEVFRSGCCYTRGKGRIFYFRPGHETYPTYYHPMVQKVIANGVRWAAQPSTPQVVFGNAKPLEVLGGNE; encoded by the coding sequence ATGAACACCATTCGCGTCACTGTTTGGGGGGAATATCGCCACGAGAAGAAAAATCCGAAGGTTGCCGAAGTGTACCCTGAGGGAATGCACGAGGCGATTGCTGCTGGCTTGCGTACAGAGGGCGACTTCAGCGTGCGTACAGTGGTCCTGGATGATCCTGAACACGGGCTGACTCAGGAGGTGCTAGATAGCACCGATGTGTTGACGTGGTGGGGGCATGTAGCACACGGCGAGGTGAAAGATGAGGTTGTCGCCCGTGTTCAAAAGCGCGTCCTTGAAGGGATGGGCTTGATCGTCCTCCACTCTGGGCATTTCTCTAAGATTTTCAAAGTACTGATGGGGACAAGCTGTGACCTGAAATGGCGTGAGGCGGGCGAGCGTGAGCGGATTTGGGTCATTGAGCCCGGGCATCCCATCGCAGCGGGGATTCCCGAACAGTTTCTCATTGAACAGGAAGAAATGTACGGCGAACGTTTTGATATTCCGCAGCCAGAAACGACGGTTTTGCTCAGTTGGTTTCAGGGGGGCGAGGTTTTTCGCAGCGGATGCTGTTACACGCGGGGCAAGGGACGGATTTTTTACTTCCGCCCCGGTCATGAAACGTACCCCACCTATTATCATCCGATGGTTCAAAAGGTCATTGCCAATGGGGTGCGGTGGGCAGCACAGCCGTCCACACCGCAGGTCGTTTTTGGCAATGCGAAACCGCTGGAGGTTTTGGGGGGAAACGAGTAA
- a CDS encoding VWA domain-containing protein, with the protein MRFATPAALILFAVVIPFVVWLGLPRIAHRRHRDTISLALRLLIVTCLIFALSGLQTVEASDKLAVVFLIDASDSIDADARAYAESFIRDSLGRMTVDDRAGIIVFGKNALVERPIAPTGDFLGITSAPVQLDTDISSAIRLGLALFPPDAARRLVILSDGLETVGNAIDAARLAAATNVQIDVVPLRRAEGPEVLVTDVRLPTNVNQGEIFDLGVTVESQIPTTANLSILSAGAVVQSQTVNLTEGVNNFVITLRAPRQGFTDFRVRIDPLSAASTDTYYQNNELAGFTEVTGPPRILLIRSNESESAALKGVLETAGLTVEVASPSELPVGLAPLAGYKAVILANVSATELTDAKMRALQIYVRDLGGGLVVIGGPNSYGVGGYFQTPLEEVLPVEMQIKDQKRIPRLTMIYVIDRSGSMEMIGTSGVTNLELGKEAARRSVNFLFERDRAGVLSFDTNPEWLVPIQFVANRRPIIEQIGALRPGGGTDIYSAVVEIARTLPSDPSSLKHVILLTDGGADETGIVETVKRMHDQHGITVTSIGIGVGVPRFMRDIATVGGGQYYNLTDLSTIPQIFAAETVLATRSYIVEETFTPVLTANSPAMRGIDALPSLLGYVATSAKPTATVILTAQVGGFDDPLLATWQYGLGRAVAFTSDATTRWAQNWTGWTGFQRFWSQVIRSTMVEGIDQALESRVERRDGRSILVVEARDENGAFINGLRLDAVVVDPRLQGQEVTLRQVAPGRYEAEFAPGSEGAYFIRVAGAGGDGLGVAQTTGWVLSYSPEYRLRQTNTRLLDELAALTGGQRLGDDPTLTFRHDIREERAAANLFPLLLLLTALLLPFDIAVRRLIVTQSDLAKLRAWARTKLGIREVALAVPGASRLANLKDAKNRATSTLPVVSEAEVESLRESPSIPTPIPTADTAERTPPKAARAEKAAKPEKTAPDEPKSGSALAARLADQRRQRKKE; encoded by the coding sequence ATGCGTTTTGCCACACCTGCGGCATTAATCTTATTCGCCGTTGTGATCCCCTTCGTGGTTTGGTTGGGGCTGCCACGCATTGCCCACCGCCGCCACCGCGACACGATCAGCCTTGCCTTACGTCTGCTCATTGTCACCTGCCTGATCTTCGCCCTCAGTGGGCTGCAAACCGTTGAGGCCTCAGACAAACTTGCCGTTGTATTCCTCATCGATGCCTCGGACAGCATCGACGCCGACGCCCGCGCCTATGCCGAGTCCTTCATCCGCGATTCGTTGGGACGGATGACCGTTGATGACCGCGCCGGAATCATTGTCTTTGGCAAAAACGCCCTTGTCGAGCGTCCCATTGCCCCCACTGGCGATTTTTTGGGAATCACCTCTGCGCCCGTCCAATTGGACACCGATATTAGCAGCGCGATTCGGCTTGGGTTGGCGCTTTTCCCGCCTGACGCCGCCCGCCGTTTGGTGATTCTCTCGGATGGCTTGGAGACGGTGGGGAATGCCATTGATGCGGCACGGTTGGCGGCGGCGACGAATGTTCAGATTGATGTCGTTCCCCTGCGCCGCGCCGAGGGACCGGAAGTCCTCGTCACCGATGTGCGCCTGCCCACAAACGTAAATCAGGGTGAAATTTTCGATTTGGGCGTCACCGTCGAAAGCCAAATCCCCACCACTGCCAACCTGTCTATTCTTTCTGCGGGGGCGGTAGTGCAATCCCAAACGGTGAATCTGACCGAGGGAGTCAATAATTTTGTGATTACCCTGCGTGCGCCCCGTCAGGGGTTCACCGATTTCCGCGTGCGGATCGATCCCCTCTCGGCAGCAAGCACCGACACCTATTACCAAAACAACGAATTGGCGGGCTTTACAGAGGTTACCGGTCCGCCGCGCATCCTTCTCATTCGCTCCAACGAGAGTGAGAGCGCGGCATTAAAGGGCGTTTTGGAAACCGCCGGACTCACCGTTGAGGTTGCCTCTCCCTCCGAACTCCCCGTTGGCTTAGCACCGTTGGCAGGCTACAAAGCCGTCATCCTTGCCAACGTCTCGGCAACGGAGCTAACGGACGCAAAAATGCGGGCGCTCCAAATTTACGTCCGCGATCTTGGGGGCGGGCTGGTCGTCATTGGCGGTCCGAACAGCTATGGGGTGGGGGGCTATTTCCAAACACCTTTGGAAGAAGTCCTTCCTGTTGAAATGCAGATCAAAGACCAAAAACGCATCCCGCGTCTGACGATGATCTATGTCATTGATCGCTCTGGGTCTATGGAGATGATCGGCACGAGTGGGGTAACCAACCTTGAGCTAGGGAAAGAAGCCGCACGGCGTTCGGTGAATTTCCTCTTTGAGCGGGATCGCGCCGGCGTCTTGTCGTTCGATACCAACCCGGAATGGCTTGTCCCTATACAATTTGTGGCGAACCGCCGCCCCATTATTGAGCAAATTGGGGCGCTGCGCCCCGGCGGTGGGACGGATATTTACTCTGCGGTTGTGGAGATTGCCCGCACCTTGCCAAGCGATCCTTCCAGCCTGAAACACGTTATCTTGCTGACCGACGGTGGGGCAGACGAGACAGGCATTGTTGAAACCGTCAAACGGATGCATGACCAACATGGGATCACCGTGACCTCGATTGGCATTGGCGTGGGCGTTCCGCGCTTCATGCGCGATATTGCCACTGTTGGGGGGGGGCAGTATTACAATCTGACGGATCTTTCCACAATCCCTCAGATTTTTGCCGCAGAAACGGTGCTTGCCACCCGTTCCTATATTGTGGAAGAAACCTTCACCCCTGTTCTAACGGCAAACAGCCCCGCCATGCGTGGCATTGACGCGCTCCCCTCCCTGTTAGGCTATGTGGCGACCTCGGCAAAGCCGACAGCGACGGTCATTCTGACAGCGCAGGTGGGCGGCTTTGATGATCCGCTTTTGGCAACGTGGCAATATGGCTTGGGGCGGGCGGTTGCCTTCACCAGCGATGCCACCACCCGTTGGGCGCAAAATTGGACGGGATGGACGGGCTTTCAGCGTTTTTGGAGTCAAGTGATCCGTTCAACGATGGTGGAGGGGATTGATCAGGCATTGGAATCGCGGGTGGAGCGCCGCGATGGGCGTTCGATCCTCGTTGTCGAGGCGCGGGATGAAAACGGCGCGTTCATCAACGGCTTGCGTTTGGATGCTGTTGTGGTCGATCCCCGCTTACAGGGTCAGGAGGTTACGTTGAGGCAGGTTGCACCCGGGCGTTATGAGGCAGAATTCGCACCCGGGTCGGAGGGGGCTTATTTCATCCGAGTCGCTGGTGCAGGGGGCGATGGGTTGGGTGTGGCGCAAACGACGGGGTGGGTGCTGAGCTATTCCCCAGAATACCGCCTCCGCCAGACGAATACGCGCCTTTTGGATGAATTGGCAGCACTCACGGGCGGGCAGCGCTTGGGCGACGATCCGACGCTGACTTTCCGCCACGACATCCGTGAGGAACGCGCTGCCGCCAATCTGTTCCCGCTGCTGCTGCTTTTGACGGCGCTCTTACTGCCCTTTGATATTGCCGTTCGCCGCCTAATCGTGACCCAAAGCGATCTGGCTAAACTGCGGGCGTGGGCGCGGACGAAATTGGGCATACGAGAAGTCGCCCTCGCCGTGCCGGGCGCCAGCCGCCTTGCCAACCTGAAGGATGCCAAAAATCGTGCCACAAGCACACTCCCCGTCGTCAGCGAGGCTGAGGTAGAAAGTCTGCGCGAATCGCCGTCCATTCCCACTCCGATACCAACCGCCGACACAGCAGAACGTACTCCGCCGAAAGCAGCGAGGGCAGAAAAGGCGGCAAAACCAGAAAAAACAGCCCCCGACGAACCCAAGAGCGGCTCTGCCTTAGCCGCACGGCTTGCTGATCAGCGCCGCCAACGAAAGAAAGAGTAG
- a CDS encoding histone deacetylase, with protein sequence MTTAYLTDTRYDAHTLPGHPECAERLQAIRARIAEHGRDTQMKAFSPEPISDAQILTVHTEDYLETVLKWGVTRGGIMLGSDTYLLPHSLELARLSAGAALRGVDAILSGEAHNGYAAARPPGHHAVPDMAMGFCLLANISLAARHAQAVYGLKRVLIVDYDVHHGNGTQAIFYDDPSVLFLSTHQSPWYPGTGGINETGEGAGAGQTINIPLPAGVGDQGFRMIYEEIVWGAARRFQPELILVSAGFDAHWRDPLGGLKLTVNGYAHLSRELIRMADELCGGRILFVQEGGYNLEALSFCALAVVEALLGLPLGVDPLGAEAKNDPDIRPLLTRVKAVHGL encoded by the coding sequence ATGACCACCGCTTACCTTACCGATACGCGCTACGATGCCCACACACTTCCCGGTCACCCCGAATGTGCCGAACGCTTGCAAGCGATCCGCGCCCGAATTGCCGAACACGGGCGGGACACACAGATGAAGGCGTTCAGCCCCGAACCGATCAGCGACGCCCAGATTTTGACCGTTCACACGGAGGACTATCTGGAGACCGTCTTGAAATGGGGCGTCACGCGGGGGGGAATCATGCTTGGCTCGGATACCTATCTGCTCCCCCACTCGCTAGAGCTTGCGCGGCTTTCAGCGGGGGCGGCACTGCGCGGGGTGGATGCTATTCTTAGTGGGGAGGCGCACAATGGCTACGCTGCTGCCCGCCCACCCGGACACCACGCTGTACCCGATATGGCGATGGGCTTCTGCCTGTTGGCGAATATCAGCCTTGCCGCTCGGCACGCCCAAGCCGTCTATGGATTAAAGCGGGTTCTGATTGTCGATTACGATGTTCATCACGGCAACGGAACACAAGCGATCTTTTACGACGATCCCTCCGTGTTGTTCCTCTCGACGCACCAATCGCCATGGTACCCCGGTACCGGCGGAATCAACGAGACGGGCGAAGGGGCAGGGGCAGGGCAAACGATCAACATCCCCCTTCCGGCAGGCGTCGGTGATCAGGGCTTTCGCATGATCTATGAGGAGATTGTCTGGGGGGCAGCGCGGCGCTTTCAGCCCGAATTGATCCTCGTCTCCGCCGGATTTGACGCTCATTGGCGCGACCCCTTAGGCGGGCTAAAGCTCACCGTCAATGGCTACGCGCATCTCTCGCGGGAGTTGATCCGCATGGCGGACGAACTGTGCGGGGGACGTATTCTGTTTGTCCAAGAGGGGGGCTATAACCTTGAGGCGCTTAGTTTCTGCGCCTTAGCCGTTGTGGAGGCGCTGCTTGGGTTGCCGCTTGGCGTTGATCCCTTAGGGGCAGAGGCAAAAAACGACCCAGATATTCGCCCCTTGCTCACCCGCGTGAAAGCAGTGCATGGCTTGTAG
- a CDS encoding cysteine--tRNA ligase yields the protein MALRIFNVLHREKEDFTPITPGRVAMYVCGPTVQDYSHIGHAKTYASFDLVVRYLRYSGYDVLYIQNLTDVGHLLDSGEDRVIKKARQSSALPMQIVETYTRSYFEDMDALGIVRPDISPRASGHIPEQIAMTETLIQKGYAYVAEDGVYFDVGSYPEYGKLSNRKVEEGEAGSRALKGKGKRNPEDFALWILAGEEHILQWESPWGRGYPGWHIECSAMATKYLGATFDIHGGGIDNIFPHNECEIAQSEAANGVPFANYWMLVGSLTKDGQKMSKSIGNVLNIKDALRDFRPEVIRYFIYQSHYSNPIDYSREALNASEKGWERLMSAVRLTREKLRFNESADADAGNGFLSVLADHKVDFNTALDDDFNAPSALAALQNLTGEVNKLLNSGQSVGVNTLSAINAFYTEIGWDVLRIIPPVETSHSADAGRVDGLVRLLIEMRKQARQERQFARADGIRDQLKTLGIALEDRPEGTIYRLE from the coding sequence ATGGCATTGCGCATTTTTAACGTGCTGCACCGCGAAAAAGAAGACTTCACGCCCATTACCCCCGGACGGGTGGCGATGTATGTCTGCGGTCCCACCGTGCAAGATTACTCCCATATTGGTCACGCCAAGACCTATGCCTCATTCGATCTTGTCGTCCGTTACCTTCGTTACAGCGGCTATGATGTCCTTTACATCCAAAACCTGACTGACGTTGGGCATTTGCTCGATTCCGGGGAGGATCGAGTCATCAAAAAGGCGCGGCAGAGTTCAGCACTCCCCATGCAAATTGTGGAAACCTACACGCGCAGCTATTTTGAGGATATGGATGCGCTTGGCATTGTCCGCCCTGATATTAGCCCTCGCGCCAGCGGGCATATCCCTGAACAGATCGCCATGACGGAGACTCTCATTCAGAAGGGGTACGCTTATGTTGCTGAAGACGGTGTGTACTTCGATGTTGGCAGTTACCCAGAGTATGGGAAGCTCTCCAATCGGAAGGTGGAAGAAGGCGAGGCGGGAAGCCGCGCCCTGAAGGGCAAAGGGAAACGCAACCCAGAAGATTTTGCCCTTTGGATTCTCGCTGGCGAGGAACACATCCTTCAATGGGAATCCCCCTGGGGACGCGGCTATCCAGGTTGGCACATTGAATGCTCGGCAATGGCGACGAAATACCTCGGCGCAACCTTTGATATTCATGGCGGCGGGATCGATAACATCTTCCCCCATAACGAGTGTGAGATCGCCCAATCCGAGGCGGCAAACGGCGTCCCCTTTGCCAATTATTGGATGCTTGTAGGAAGCCTGACGAAAGACGGGCAGAAGATGTCCAAGAGCATCGGTAATGTTCTGAACATCAAAGACGCTCTGCGTGATTTCCGCCCAGAGGTAATCCGCTATTTCATCTATCAATCGCACTACAGCAACCCGATTGATTACAGTCGCGAGGCGCTGAACGCGAGCGAAAAAGGGTGGGAACGCCTGATGAGCGCGGTACGGCTCACCCGCGAAAAGCTGCGCTTCAACGAGAGCGCTGATGCCGACGCCGGAAACGGCTTTCTCAGTGTCTTAGCCGATCACAAGGTTGATTTCAATACGGCGTTGGACGACGATTTCAATGCCCCTAGCGCATTGGCAGCGCTGCAAAACCTGACGGGCGAGGTGAACAAGCTGCTCAACAGTGGGCAAAGCGTTGGCGTCAACACGCTCAGCGCGATCAATGCGTTTTACACCGAGATCGGGTGGGATGTGCTGCGCATCATTCCGCCAGTGGAAACCTCACACAGCGCTGATGCAGGGCGGGTGGACGGTCTTGTGCGGCTCTTAATCGAGATGCGCAAGCAAGCCCGCCAAGAAAGGCAGTTCGCCCGCGCCGATGGGATTCGGGATCAACTGAAAACGTTGGGGATCGCCCTTGAAGACCGTCCAGAGGGGACGATCTATCGGCTCGAATAG
- a CDS encoding methyltransferase domain-containing protein, whose translation MTDSQGRFWDTVSAVAAPLSEAQTLIESILPSHTIRGGTVLDAGCGAGDYAAAFVGMGAGHVSGCDVSAGSLAAAGAKSPTAAFALASLTALPYPDDSFDVLWVWGALHYVPDPARALEEIRRVLRPQGVAVIHTLRRSVWVGIENGASAVLSRAPRPLQEGLIRLGAGIIPLVARLVAPRSPKTSKAIQQKLRERFFVPARLTTFTLETLREMAGVGFTVQETHPPVSDLLGRNISITAVMRGTERD comes from the coding sequence ATGACCGATTCACAGGGGCGCTTTTGGGATACCGTGAGCGCCGTCGCTGCCCCCTTGAGCGAGGCGCAGACGCTCATTGAGTCGATCCTTCCCTCGCACACCATTAGAGGCGGAACGGTCTTGGATGCGGGCTGTGGGGCGGGGGATTATGCCGCCGCTTTCGTGGGGATGGGGGCGGGGCATGTCTCCGGTTGTGATGTGAGTGCCGGTAGTTTGGCAGCAGCAGGGGCGAAAAGCCCAACGGCGGCGTTCGCCCTTGCCAGCCTGACGGCGCTCCCCTACCCAGATGACTCCTTTGATGTCCTGTGGGTGTGGGGGGCGCTCCATTACGTCCCTGATCCAGCGCGTGCGCTTGAGGAAATCCGCCGCGTCCTTCGCCCTCAGGGGGTGGCGGTCATTCATACCCTTCGGCGCAGTGTTTGGGTGGGCATTGAAAACGGGGCGTCCGCCGTCCTCAGCCGTGCGCCGCGCCCGCTGCAAGAAGGGCTGATTAGGCTTGGCGCGGGGATCATCCCCCTTGTGGCGCGGCTCGTCGCCCCCCGTTCACCAAAAACCTCAAAAGCAATCCAGCAAAAGCTCCGCGAACGGTTTTTCGTCCCCGCGCGGTTGACAACCTTCACCCTTGAGACGCTCCGAGAGATGGCGGGGGTGGGGTTCACCGTTCAGGAAACACACCCGCCGGTGAGCGATCTCTTGGGGCGCAACATATCGATCACAGCTGTCATGAGGGGGACAGAAAGAGACTAA
- a CDS encoding haloacid dehalogenase-like hydrolase has product MATNTRWTSFDQIFFDCDSTLSAIEGVDELARLKGKELRVGLLTQKAMDGDLDLAEVYGKRLRAIRPTRGQLVAIEQLYWDRLVPDAQAVIGALLTLGKQVFVISGGLADPVRGFAARLGVPAERVRAVELEFNELSGEWWKYYDPTADTTASYLAYEESPLTISAGKPQIVRELSGGRWGRKLFIGDGVSDMHTKPVVDLFVGFGGVARREKVERGSDVFVIENSLAAILPIAAGESGIMALRGTPHEVILAQGVAACSDPARVAFYNPALKSAFESTIVPALSHP; this is encoded by the coding sequence TTGGCAACGAACACACGCTGGACAAGTTTCGATCAAATTTTCTTCGATTGTGACAGCACACTTTCCGCCATTGAGGGGGTGGATGAGCTTGCCCGCCTCAAAGGGAAGGAACTTCGCGTAGGACTGCTGACTCAAAAGGCGATGGATGGCGATCTTGACCTTGCTGAGGTCTACGGGAAGCGCCTGCGGGCGATCCGCCCCACACGCGGGCAGTTGGTCGCTATTGAGCAGTTGTATTGGGATCGCCTTGTCCCCGACGCCCAAGCGGTGATTGGCGCGCTGCTTACTTTGGGAAAACAGGTTTTCGTCATCAGCGGTGGGCTGGCAGACCCCGTGCGCGGGTTTGCCGCACGGTTGGGTGTTCCGGCAGAGCGCGTTCGGGCGGTGGAATTGGAATTCAACGAACTCTCCGGCGAGTGGTGGAAATATTATGATCCCACTGCTGACACCACGGCCTCATACCTTGCTTATGAGGAAAGTCCCTTGACAATTTCCGCCGGAAAACCGCAGATTGTCCGTGAACTTTCCGGTGGGCGCTGGGGGCGCAAACTGTTCATTGGCGATGGGGTCAGCGACATGCATACAAAGCCTGTTGTTGATCTTTTTGTCGGCTTTGGCGGTGTTGCCCGCCGCGAAAAGGTCGAACGCGGCTCGGATGTCTTTGTCATTGAGAACAGCCTTGCCGCAATCCTCCCCATAGCAGCGGGCGAGTCGGGGATCATGGCGCTGCGCGGGACACCTCACGAAGTAATCTTGGCGCAAGGAGTGGCTGCTTGCAGCGATCCGGCACGGGTTGCTTTTTACAACCCCGCCTTAAAAAGTGCCTTTGAGTCCACGATTGTTCCTGCCCTTTCCCACCCATGA
- a CDS encoding transglycosylase SLT domain-containing protein has translation MHQPPTLNTLYRLWAALIPVQLAVIVGAIGLLVGATGAITILLLRGDIPLVPLSGEEPYDPSKGGIAPTFTPEVQFWSPYILRWSATYGVDPNILATVIQIESCGHYLVSSPVGAQGLFQVMPFHFAAGEDMLDPETNARRGIAYLIGGLERADGHIGLAMAGYNGGWGMIPKGWGAWAQETRNYYVWGSSIYRDALAGKRLEESEGLQSWLNAGGNRLCRWAASVLPLATPNANLTPLPPPTPTPLPTPG, from the coding sequence ATGCACCAACCACCTACCCTGAACACCCTTTACCGCCTTTGGGCTGCGCTGATTCCTGTTCAACTTGCCGTGATTGTGGGGGCGATTGGCTTGCTTGTTGGGGCGACGGGCGCGATCACTATCCTGCTTTTGCGCGGCGATATTCCCCTTGTGCCGCTCTCTGGGGAAGAACCCTACGACCCTTCAAAGGGGGGGATTGCCCCAACCTTCACCCCCGAAGTCCAGTTTTGGTCGCCTTACATCCTGCGTTGGTCAGCCACCTATGGAGTTGACCCCAACATCTTGGCGACGGTGATCCAGATTGAAAGCTGTGGGCATTACCTTGTCAGTTCGCCAGTTGGCGCACAGGGTTTGTTTCAGGTGATGCCCTTTCACTTTGCGGCGGGGGAAGACATGCTTGACCCAGAGACGAACGCCCGACGCGGCATTGCTTACCTCATCGGCGGCTTGGAGCGTGCCGATGGGCATATTGGTTTGGCAATGGCGGGCTACAATGGCGGGTGGGGGATGATCCCCAAAGGGTGGGGGGCGTGGGCGCAAGAGACGCGCAACTACTATGTATGGGGATCCAGCATTTACCGTGATGCCCTTGCCGGAAAACGCTTGGAGGAAAGTGAAGGACTCCAAAGCTGGCTTAACGCCGGAGGAAACCGTCTGTGTCGATGGGCGGCATCGGTGCTGCCGCTGGCAACGCCCAACGCCAACTTAACCCCGCTCCCCCCACCAACGCCTACCCCCCTCCCTACCCCAGGTTAA
- a CDS encoding CocE/NonD family hydrolase, producing MVMRRLRPISLFSLISLIALGIMGYRRRWRIFARVLKWTPPHNQITVEIGLRVAMEDGVTLATDHYAPATGGNHPTILIRSPYGRMAKAGAFGIFLALFAQRFAERGYHVIVQDTRGRFDSEGEFFPYFHEKQDGLDTIAWIKQQGWYNGKIGLWGPSYLGIVQWAVAAHDPAIHALVPIVTSTDMRGTIFPDDAFDLGLAMRWLTIFALLDAYRGKPLPMQIGFIPRLERSTKRAFAHLPIGEADAVSTGAAVDFYRYWIDHADPHDPEWVTMNEDVRLAEVSAPVHLVAGWYDFFLRGQLKDYEALKAAGRHPYLTVGPWYHLQPTNPMGMIDGFREGILWLEAHLKGERSGLRQLPVRIYVLGAGWRDLPDFPPPSTERRYYLRGDGSLAESPEDGTCDPKRYTYDPNDPTPIRGGAAFDFRGGARDCRPLERRRDVLCYTAAVFRQAVTMIGYLRLELYVESSNPYTDFHGRVCDVHPNGRVVNICEGLFRLTPDNVQRGEDGVARITIDLWATAYRFAAGHALRLHVSSGAHPHWARNPGTGELFGVALRSSEQCIYHDADHPSALVVPITEH from the coding sequence ATGGTTATGCGCCGACTACGCCCTATCTCTTTATTCAGTCTCATCAGTTTGATCGCGCTTGGCATCATGGGCTATCGGCGTCGCTGGCGCATCTTTGCCCGCGTGCTAAAGTGGACGCCGCCGCACAACCAGATCACTGTGGAGATCGGGCTGCGGGTGGCAATGGAAGATGGGGTGACGCTCGCCACCGATCATTACGCCCCCGCCACAGGCGGAAACCACCCGACCATACTGATCCGTTCGCCCTATGGACGCATGGCAAAGGCGGGCGCGTTCGGCATTTTTCTTGCTTTGTTTGCGCAGCGCTTTGCCGAACGGGGCTACCATGTGATCGTCCAAGACACACGCGGGCGCTTTGATTCTGAGGGGGAGTTTTTCCCCTATTTTCACGAGAAACAAGATGGCTTGGATACCATCGCGTGGATCAAGCAGCAGGGATGGTACAACGGCAAGATCGGCTTGTGGGGTCCCAGCTATTTAGGGATTGTCCAATGGGCGGTTGCCGCCCACGATCCCGCCATTCACGCGCTTGTTCCTATCGTCACTAGCACGGATATGCGCGGGACGATCTTTCCCGACGATGCCTTTGATCTCGGCTTGGCTATGCGCTGGCTGACGATTTTTGCCCTCTTAGATGCCTATCGGGGGAAGCCCCTCCCTATGCAGATTGGCTTTATTCCGCGCCTAGAGCGCTCTACGAAACGCGCCTTTGCCCACCTCCCTATTGGCGAGGCAGACGCCGTGAGTACCGGCGCGGCGGTAGACTTCTACCGCTATTGGATCGACCACGCCGACCCACACGACCCGGAATGGGTGACCATGAACGAGGATGTGCGCCTTGCTGAGGTGAGCGCCCCCGTTCACCTCGTCGCCGGATGGTACGATTTTTTCCTTCGGGGACAGTTGAAGGATTACGAGGCGTTGAAAGCGGCGGGGCGGCATCCATACCTGACAGTGGGTCCATGGTATCACCTTCAACCGACGAACCCGATGGGCATGATTGACGGCTTTCGGGAAGGAATTCTTTGGTTAGAGGCACATCTCAAAGGCGAACGCAGCGGATTACGCCAACTCCCTGTGCGTATTTATGTGCTAGGGGCGGGCTGGCGCGATTTGCCCGATTTTCCCCCGCCAAGCACAGAGCGTCGTTACTATCTACGTGGGGATGGCTCCCTAGCTGAATCCCCTGAAGACGGCACGTGCGACCCCAAACGGTACACCTATGATCCGAATGATCCCACGCCAATTCGGGGCGGGGCGGCTTTTGATTTTCGTGGTGGGGCGCGGGATTGCCGCCCTTTGGAGCGGCGGCGGGATGTCCTGTGTTACACCGCAGCCGTCTTTCGGCAAGCGGTCACAATGATCGGCTACCTTCGCTTGGAACTCTACGTAGAGTCCTCTAACCCGTATACGGATTTTCATGGGCGTGTCTGTGATGTCCACCCGAACGGGCGGGTGGTGAATATCTGTGAGGGGTTGTTCCGTCTGACACCGGATAATGTGCAGCGTGGCGAGGATGGTGTAGCGCGGATCACCATTGATCTGTGGGCGACGGCGTACCGCTTCGCCGCCGGTCACGCGCTGCGTTTGCACGTCAGCAGCGGGGCGCACCCACATTGGGCGCGGAACCCGGGCACAGGCGAACTTTTTGGGGTCGCCTTGCGATCCTCCGAACAGTGTATCTACCATGACGCCGACCACCCCTCGGCGCTTGTCGTACCAATTACAGAACACTAG